Proteins encoded within one genomic window of Haloferax volcanii DS2:
- a CDS encoding lipopolysaccharide biosynthesis protein has protein sequence MRDRIRSVVRTIRRRFVPGDDDGDLAERTVKSGMWVSAMNVLDRVLKVVMFIVLARLLGPEAIGLMGIALLTISALLSLTNLGIDAALIQRVDDDVDDYLNTTFTLELLRGLLMSSILYLAAPSLASLFGEPAARDLIRAIALVPIFLALRNPAMVYFKKDLAFHKEFAYRVSGTTAYVVVALGYAAVSPTVWALIFGYLADAGVRSVATYFLHPYRPRPALNRAYAAELIGYGKWVTGSSIVEFLYGQGDDAVVGWLLTATSLGYYQLAYRISNAPATEIAVVVSSVMFSTYSKLQEDQRALREAFFSTFRLTAFVALPMSVGIYLVAPAFVGAFLGADWLPMVLAMQILVAYGLFRTLFATFNPVWRAVGRPDVQTKLGFLRVALLAVAIVPATSAYGIEGTALAVTGILAFPMVPLYAREMKRTLDTTYRRFLRELSYPVAASGAMAMAVLAAQNRVGSPLVEFALLVAIGVVAYVVSAASLMTLFDWRVKQNLRELVSVMSK, from the coding sequence ATGAGAGATAGGATACGCTCGGTCGTCCGGACGATTCGCCGCCGGTTCGTCCCCGGCGACGACGACGGCGACCTCGCAGAGCGGACGGTGAAAAGCGGGATGTGGGTGTCGGCGATGAACGTCCTCGACCGGGTGCTGAAGGTCGTGATGTTCATCGTCCTCGCGCGACTGCTCGGCCCCGAGGCCATCGGGCTGATGGGCATCGCGCTGCTCACCATCTCGGCGCTTCTGAGCCTGACGAACCTCGGCATCGACGCCGCGCTCATCCAGCGTGTCGATGACGACGTGGACGACTACCTGAACACGACGTTCACGCTCGAACTCCTCCGCGGCCTGCTGATGAGTTCGATTCTCTACCTCGCCGCGCCGTCGCTCGCCTCGCTGTTCGGCGAACCCGCGGCGCGGGACCTCATCCGCGCCATCGCGCTGGTCCCGATTTTCCTCGCGCTGCGGAACCCCGCGATGGTCTACTTCAAGAAGGACCTCGCGTTTCACAAGGAGTTCGCCTACCGGGTCAGCGGCACGACCGCCTACGTCGTGGTCGCGCTCGGCTACGCCGCGGTCAGCCCGACGGTCTGGGCGCTCATCTTCGGCTACCTCGCGGACGCGGGCGTCCGGTCGGTCGCGACCTACTTCCTGCACCCCTACCGCCCGCGTCCCGCGCTGAACCGCGCGTACGCCGCCGAGCTCATCGGCTACGGGAAGTGGGTCACGGGGTCGTCCATCGTCGAGTTCCTCTACGGGCAGGGCGACGACGCGGTCGTCGGCTGGCTCCTGACCGCGACCTCGCTCGGTTACTACCAGCTCGCCTACCGCATCTCCAACGCGCCAGCGACCGAAATCGCCGTCGTCGTCTCCAGCGTGATGTTCTCGACGTACTCGAAGCTCCAAGAGGACCAGCGCGCCCTCCGCGAGGCGTTCTTCAGCACCTTCCGACTCACGGCGTTCGTCGCCCTGCCGATGTCGGTCGGCATCTACCTCGTCGCGCCCGCCTTCGTCGGCGCGTTCCTCGGTGCGGACTGGCTGCCGATGGTGCTCGCCATGCAGATTCTCGTCGCCTACGGGCTCTTTCGGACGCTCTTCGCGACGTTCAACCCCGTCTGGCGCGCCGTCGGCCGCCCCGACGTACAGACCAAACTCGGCTTCCTCAGGGTCGCCCTGCTCGCCGTCGCCATCGTTCCCGCGACGAGCGCCTACGGCATCGAGGGGACCGCCCTCGCGGTCACGGGCATCCTCGCGTTCCCGATGGTCCCCCTCTACGCGCGCGAGATGAAACGCACCCTCGACACGACCTACCGGCGGTTCCTCCGGGAGCTTTCGTACCCCGTCGCGGCCAGCGGCGCGATGGCGATGGCGGTCCTCGCGGCGCAGAACCGCGTCGGGTCGCCGCTCGTCGAGTTCGCGCTCCTCGTCGCCATCGGTGTCGTCGCCTACGTCGTCAGCGCCGCGTCGCTCATGACGCTCTTCGACTGGCGGGTCAAACAGAACCTCCGGGAACTCGTCTCCGTGATGTCGAAGTGA